Within Enterobacter sp. RHBSTW-00175, the genomic segment CGGTTATGAACTCATTTAGCTGGAGTAAAGCGTCATCGAGAGGAATGGCATCATCCATTACCAACTCAGAACGAGCCTCAGGTGATGCTCTTAGCCAGTAGATAATGGTGGAAGCATCCGGAATACCTCCCCAGGCCATCGACGACTCAAGGCTGATAATCTTATAAAACTCAGAACCTGTATTACCTGTTGCTGGGTCGAAGAAAACCGCTCCGATCGAAACGACAGGGGAGTCCGGTTTTTTGCCGAACGCTTCAATATCCACCATCAAATGCGTGTAAAGCCTTTCTACAGAGTAACTTTCATTCAAATCGGATTGAGTTCTTTCGGCAACTGAGCTGCAATCAGTTTCAGTAGAGCTTGTGCTTGCGATAATTTCCGCCGAGCCCTTTGATAACGGAGCACTGTCCGGGGTTTCATTACTGCCAGTTTTTTCAATCTGCACATCGCTGGTGGTCTCCTCATTAACCGGTGAACGGTCATCGTTTTCTGGTTGTTTTTCGTTCATCAGACCGTCAATGGAGAACACACCGCCGCCGAGATTTTCAACTTGCGGTTCGTTGGCTGCACCTTGGGTGCTGCCGCCATAGGCTACCTCCGCTTTTTCGGCAGCGACTTGTTGGTTAATTTCATTTTCCCAACTGACTTCTGGTGCGTGCCGCGCCGCAACCAGAGTCTCTTCTTTCGGATTTTCATGGTTACTTTCTGTAAGGTTCGCATTTATGTATCCGCTGAGACGTGCGGCATTGAGGTAATACGAAGGATGAGCATTCCTGATGAGCGCGAAGATAGCGGCGCGTGAATAGTCCAGAATGCCGGGGACGTTACGTAGGGCCGCAGACCACTCTTTAAACGGACTATCTTTAGCGGATACGATGTCTTTCGCAAGACGATACGGGGCTCCGGGAATATCGTAGATATTAAAATCACCTGAAAGGGTAGCCAGGGCTATTTCCAAATCCAGAGCGTCGAGATCATGTTTCAGTTCTGGATTGCGATCTGTCTTATTTCCGCCGCCTGCATTGGTACCGGAATCAGTGCGCTGAACATTGCTAATGCGATTGCCAGCAGCCCATTCGCGAATAAGAATGCCGCGATCAATGTGCTCCGTGCTGAACCAGATCCTGATGAACCGCATAACAAGAGACAGTTCAGTCCGTTTCCCTTCAACCGGGAAGACGGTTTTCAGAGCGGCTACAACCCGGAAGATGTCTATCTCAGAAGCATTCTTAAAAAACTCCACGTTTTCAGCAGCCAGCAACAGGTTCTGCACATAGCTGTTATCAACATCCATTTCGAGTTCCTGGATGGCTTTCTTCTGTTCTGCATCGACGTGGTATGCATATTCATCAGAAATGAACTGGGCAAGAATGCGCTGGCGCAGGGGGAGGGTTGCCACGGTAATAAGCACTGGTGTGGTTGTGGAGGGGATGCTTTCATCCTTAACAACAACCTCAGGTTCTTTATCAAAAAGCCATTTGTGAACGGTGGTGGTTCTGGTTTCAGGCGCGCTGACCCATTCAGTCATAAACTCTTCGAGTGAACCGACGGTATAAACCTGGTCACGCTGGAACACTTGTTTTATTGCACTCACAAGGTTCCACTCAACATGGGCAGAAAGCTCCTTGATATCGGGAACTTTAGCTGCTGCCAGTAACAGATTCTGCACGTACTGGTTGCTATCATCGTTTTCCATCTGCCCGATCTGGATGTGCCGCTCTTCGCTGATTTCCTTTTCTTCAGTGTCATTAATCAGGTGCGCGATGAGGCGTTGCGGGAGACGCAAGCGCGATACAGGGCGGAGTAATGCTGGTTTTTCCGTGGAGGAATTGCCCGCCCCGGAATGTAAATTATTAGCCTGCTTGTTCTCGCCCTCAGGTTCAGACTTGATGATCGGATACCAGGTACGGTTGTCTTCTCCAAGCTCGTAGCGTTTGCACCATTCGAAATCAATGATGCTTTCCTCTGGCAGGTCATTGAATACCGGGAAATCAGTACGAACCGGCTTGAGGTAATCATGTCCGCGCCCGGTTTCGATTTCAGCATCTTCGAGAGCGACGTCGAGTGCGAGACTGGCGCGCGCTTCGGTTTTTTGGGATTGCCAGAAAATAGCGTCAGGCTTGCCTGACTTCTGGGTTGCTTTGATTAAATGAAAGAATTCCATATCGGGTCCTAAATTTTGGTTGTAAGATACCCGCAGCTAATGATTGCCGCCTTGGGTAGTGGTCATTGGTCAAAACTCGATTCCGGAAAGCTTTGGTCGGCTGACCGGGTACTTAACCCGCCTTGCGCGGGTTTTGTGCTTTATGAAGCGGAGGGATCGCCTTTTTGAGCGAGGGCGTAGCAAATGCGGCGGACGACTGCCCAAAAATAGGGCAGATGTACGGCCTGGCACCGTGCTGGTTTTCTAGCGAAATCGGTCATAGTTGATCTTCTCCTGTTAATGCCTGCCTTTTAACCACCTCAGTCTCGGTGGTATGCTGAAATCTGAAATCAGCCTGCAAGGACATAAAAATGGCAACCCGTCCAATAAGTGTTTATTGGTTCAAAAACCGCGACCAATATGATTCCTGCATAGAGGTACTGACAGATTCGTGGGTTCTACCTGACGACTACCGGGATTGGCTTATCCGTTTCAATCAGATGATTGATCGTTATGAACGCAGCGGTATCGAGGTTATCAAAGTAGAGATAGAGCCCAACGAGTTCACCAACTGGTGCCTCACCAACGGGTGTGAAATAAGCACCAAGAGCTGCAACGACTTCGCTGTTTTCCATGGCGGTAGCCAGTCGCTCCGCTACAGAAATACTGATGGGGGATATGAGTAAACAAGCTCGCCCTTCAATTCTGAAAATTTCGATATGCATTATTTCCTACCTTGATAGTTAACCCCTGTGTCGAGTGATCCAAGGGGTTCACTCATTTCGCCTTATCGCCGGCTAGCGGAACGTTAAACCTGCTGCGCGATTGTCTTGCCATCTCATCCGGTGTTTCGTATGCCGCCGGCAGCTACTACGTGGGCGTCCTGCCTTGATGACTGATTTGCTAAAATCAGGCTACAAATAAACATACCATAGGTCAAGCTTAAATTGATAAATAACATACCAGTGTCGGTTTGGGTTATCATTTTTAGGGGAGCGCAGACGTGAAAAAGCCGCTTATAGCGGCCTTTGAAGATATGGTTTGGGGGTTATGACTGAGGATCTATTTTTCTTTTACGTAAAAATTCCGCCATGAATGCATCGAGCTCATCAAGGCGGGTTTTGGCTAAGGAAATAAATCTATCCTGCTCGGCTTCCGGAAGTTGGTCAAAAACTTCCAATAGAGCTGATTGGTGGGGGGTTAGAACTGTTTTACTCTGCATTACAGAAGCAATGTGCTGCTCTTCTTCATCAGTCATGAAAAACCAATAAAGAGGCTTTCCAAGGGCTTCAGGCAAGAGAACCAGCTTCTCCTTGCGCGGGAAAATCCCTGAGTTACACCAATGGCTAACGGTTTGCGAGTTGACGCCTATCCGGCGTCCCAGTTCAGATTGAGAAATGCCTGCCTCATCAATTGCTCTTTGCAAACGTTCTTCAAAGTTCATTTTCAGTTCCAAATCTAACCAGTAGTCCAGCATACAAAGTTTCTTTTCAAATGTGGTCAGTTAAATTTCTTGACATTGATAAGTAAATTATCAAGTATGTGGTACGAAATTTAGGAGGCTCAATGAACATAAACATTCAAAAGAAGATTATTTCACTCTGTGGCAGTCAATCAGAGCTGGCTCGTCGCTTAGGTAAAAACTCGCAAACTGTTTCTGTCTGGTTTCGTACTCAGGTGGCCAGCACAGAGGTACTAAACGCATGCAGGGTTTTGGACTGGGAAGTAACCCCGCATGAGTTACGTCCGGACCTCTATCCCAACGCCACCGATGGTTTACCTCAGAAGGAGGCTTAATCATGCAGTCAGCCACATATCAACATCATAACCAACGTCTGGCCGGACAGTTGAAAACTCAAAATCAGTTTATGGCGCATCGGCGAGATAACTTTAAGCACAGTTCAATACAGGCTGCTGTACGGGAGTGGGAGTCCACTTTGCCCGGCCAGGCGCAGGAAAAAATCGCTCAGCTGGTGGCTGAGCAGTGGGCGAAGGAAGGGGGCCGCGGCATCGCGGTCAATAAGCAGAATTTATTCCGCTATCTGAAAAATGAAGGTGGGTCGGAGAAATACACCGCTTACGTAATGCAGCTGTCGAGCGCAATCGTCGCAGCTATGCCTATTGAGATAGCCAGAAAGCATGGCCTCAGTAATGCAAGAACGGAAACCGAGCTGATAGCTAGTTCTATCAAAGAATGCAGTGAGGCGCATCAGGCGAAGTTGCTGGGCGCACCGCTGCAAAAGCTTGAGAAGGAGATCCGCGAAGCGGCAATCGCTTTATTCAACATGTTACCTGCTGACGCGGCGGGACCACTACTGGCGAGTATCAGCGCCGTAGCGCCGCAATTTTTTTAATCGAGTTTTGACCAATGAATTCAACCCGGAGGCTTCATGAGCATTGATGCAATGCGGTGGGCCAAGAAAGTTAAGACCGGAAAATCCTCCAGTAAGGCGATCCTGACCTGGCTGGCTGATATGTGCGGCGCTGACTTGTGCGCTTATCCATCTGTCGCTGCGCTTGCTGAGGCTACGGAGATGGACAGAAAGACGGTGCTTGCAGGCTTACAGCACCTGCAGGAAATCGGTCTGGTAGTCGACACAGGCGAACGACGAGGCAGGACAAAGCAAATTCCTGTGTACAAGTTGGTCGGTGTTGAGGAAAGCATCCCCGATGCCGAACAGACCCAAAACCGGAACTCTTTAAAGGATCCCAAAAACGGGACGGTTAATTTGAACCGTACCGAAAACGGAACTGTTAATACAAACAGTGCCATTAACGGGACTGTTTCAGGTGATAAGGGTACCAAAAAAGGGATTGTTAACAGTTCGGATTTTAACCAAAGAGTACCGTTTTTCCCTTTAAACAGTCCCAAAAACGGGACACGGAATCTACCAAGGAACCATAAAGATCTAAACCCCACACATAGAGAACTGGTCGAACCTGTCATTCCTGATTATCCGGATCAGCCAGGTATCGGAATTGGGCAACATCACCCATTTGGCAAATTCCGAATGTTTGAAGACTGGAAGCCAACAGCCGACTTTGCACGACAGGCAACCCTGTGGGGCATGCCGGTCAAGGCAGGCATAAATATCGAAGCCGAGCTGAGTAGCTTCATCGCTTACTGGCAGGCCGAAGGGAAAGTGTTTCATCAAATTCAGTGGGAGCAGAAGTTTGCTCGCCACCTGGATCGCGCAAAGGTTCTGAAAGCACCACAAACGGGAGGTACCGAGAATGCAACAGTTCGACCACAACCAGCAGCATCCCGGGCTGTACAGCAAATACAGTCAGCACACGCAGAGTGGCGACGCCGGAACGGACTTGATGGCGACGGAGACGGCATGGCGGTTGTGGCAGGTGATGGGGGAAATCTTCTCGAACCGCTGGACGCAGAAGAATGGGGCAGAACCCACGGCCCTCTGGATAGCTCAGATAGGTTCGATGACTGAAGCACAGATAAAACTGGTCTGTCAGCAATGTATTGAACGTTGCGCAGTTGGGAATACCTGGCCTCCGGATCTCGCTGAGTTTGTTTCGCTGGTTTCCGAAAGCGGGGCTAATCCGTTCGGTCTGACATCTGACCGGGTGATGACTGAGTATCGCCGCTGGCGTAACGAGTCTTACCGTTATTCGGGCAGCGACAAATATCCGTGGCCGCAGTCGGTGCTGTATCACATATGCATCGAAATGCGCAGAACTGGCGTAGAGCGTCAGATGACTGAGGGGGAACTTAAAAAACTTGCTGAGAAGTTATTAACCAAATGGACGAAGCACGTAAGTAACGGGCTGTCGGTTCCACCAATTCGTCGCCAGCTTGCTGCACCGCAGCATCCGGCAGGGCCAACTCCGGCACAGCTGCTGATGGAAGAATATAAGCGCCGTAAAGCGGCAGGTTTAACCAACTAATCGAGTATTGACCAATGACCAAACAATTCGCACAAAAACAGCAGGTAGCCGTGTTTGTGCGCTACCAACCTAACTGCGCTGTAGGCGATGTTGCAGAGGCACTGGATATGTCAGGTGCAACAGCTGGCAAATTGCTTCGTGACTTAAGCGATGAAGGCGTGATCGTTCGTTCCCGGAATAGTGTTCAGTACACATACGAGGCGGTACCACACGCGGATATTCCAGACGCGATCCTCCCCTGCATGTTGGAAAACAGCGACCCGGTCAGGATGCAGGCTGCTGAGCAGAAAGCGATGGCGCTTGAGGAGAAGGGACTGTGGCGAAGAGCGGCCGCTGTCTATTCGGACATGTTTGGTATCGCCGGGAGTGCTGTTGAGGTTTCCCGTATTGCCAAGCGCCGGAAAGACTGCCTGCGCCAGGCGGGGAGGTCATAACTGATGGCGAGACCAAAAACGCACAGTGAGCGCACTCAAATCATCACCCGGATCATCGAA encodes:
- a CDS encoding exonuclease: MEFFHLIKATQKSGKPDAIFWQSQKTEARASLALDVALEDAEIETGRGHDYLKPVRTDFPVFNDLPEESIIDFEWCKRYELGEDNRTWYPIIKSEPEGENKQANNLHSGAGNSSTEKPALLRPVSRLRLPQRLIAHLINDTEEKEISEERHIQIGQMENDDSNQYVQNLLLAAAKVPDIKELSAHVEWNLVSAIKQVFQRDQVYTVGSLEEFMTEWVSAPETRTTTVHKWLFDKEPEVVVKDESIPSTTTPVLITVATLPLRQRILAQFISDEYAYHVDAEQKKAIQELEMDVDNSYVQNLLLAAENVEFFKNASEIDIFRVVAALKTVFPVEGKRTELSLVMRFIRIWFSTEHIDRGILIREWAAGNRISNVQRTDSGTNAGGGNKTDRNPELKHDLDALDLEIALATLSGDFNIYDIPGAPYRLAKDIVSAKDSPFKEWSAALRNVPGILDYSRAAIFALIRNAHPSYYLNAARLSGYINANLTESNHENPKEETLVAARHAPEVSWENEINQQVAAEKAEVAYGGSTQGAANEPQVENLGGGVFSIDGLMNEKQPENDDRSPVNEETTSDVQIEKTGSNETPDSAPLSKGSAEIIASTSSTETDCSSVAERTQSDLNESYSVERLYTHLMVDIEAFGKKPDSPVVSIGAVFFDPATGNTGSEFYKIISLESSMAWGGIPDASTIIYWLRASPEARSELVMDDAIPLDDALLQLNEFITENAVDGAESVQVWGNGATYDNVLLAESYGRTGIPCPWKFWNNRDVRTIVELGKAVGYTPRYEIPFVGEPHKAISDARHQVKYVSAIWQRLISN
- a CDS encoding helix-turn-helix domain-containing protein, with product MLDYWLDLELKMNFEERLQRAIDEAGISQSELGRRIGVNSQTVSHWCNSGIFPRKEKLVLLPEALGKPLYWFFMTDEEEQHIASVMQSKTVLTPHQSALLEVFDQLPEAEQDRFISLAKTRLDELDAFMAEFLRKRKIDPQS
- a CDS encoding YdaS family helix-turn-helix protein, yielding MNINIQKKIISLCGSQSELARRLGKNSQTVSVWFRTQVASTEVLNACRVLDWEVTPHELRPDLYPNATDGLPQKEA
- a CDS encoding toxin YdaT family protein — encoded protein: MQSATYQHHNQRLAGQLKTQNQFMAHRRDNFKHSSIQAAVREWESTLPGQAQEKIAQLVAEQWAKEGGRGIAVNKQNLFRYLKNEGGSEKYTAYVMQLSSAIVAAMPIEIARKHGLSNARTETELIASSIKECSEAHQAKLLGAPLQKLEKEIREAAIALFNMLPADAAGPLLASISAVAPQFF
- a CDS encoding DnaT-like ssDNA-binding domain-containing protein codes for the protein MSIDAMRWAKKVKTGKSSSKAILTWLADMCGADLCAYPSVAALAEATEMDRKTVLAGLQHLQEIGLVVDTGERRGRTKQIPVYKLVGVEESIPDAEQTQNRNSLKDPKNGTVNLNRTENGTVNTNSAINGTVSGDKGTKKGIVNSSDFNQRVPFFPLNSPKNGTRNLPRNHKDLNPTHRELVEPVIPDYPDQPGIGIGQHHPFGKFRMFEDWKPTADFARQATLWGMPVKAGINIEAELSSFIAYWQAEGKVFHQIQWEQKFARHLDRAKVLKAPQTGGTENATVRPQPAASRAVQQIQSAHAEWRRRNGLDGDGDGMAVVAGDGGNLLEPLDAEEWGRTHGPLDSSDRFDD
- a CDS encoding replication protein P, with product MGEIFSNRWTQKNGAEPTALWIAQIGSMTEAQIKLVCQQCIERCAVGNTWPPDLAEFVSLVSESGANPFGLTSDRVMTEYRRWRNESYRYSGSDKYPWPQSVLYHICIEMRRTGVERQMTEGELKKLAEKLLTKWTKHVSNGLSVPPIRRQLAAPQHPAGPTPAQLLMEEYKRRKAAGLTN
- a CDS encoding PerC family transcriptional regulator, whose translation is MTKQFAQKQQVAVFVRYQPNCAVGDVAEALDMSGATAGKLLRDLSDEGVIVRSRNSVQYTYEAVPHADIPDAILPCMLENSDPVRMQAAEQKAMALEEKGLWRRAAAVYSDMFGIAGSAVEVSRIAKRRKDCLRQAGRS